The region CCCTCGAACAGCGCGTCGGCCAGGTGTTCATGATCGGCACGACCGCGTCGGCACCCGAGGCCGCCACGGTCTCGGCCGTGCGCGACCGGTTCGTCGGTGGCGTCTTCCTCTCAGGACGCTCGAGCGACGGAACGGCCGCGACCGCCGCGGTCGTGGCGCAGTTCACCGCGTCCGCTCCGCCGGATCGCCCGCTGCTCGTCTCGACCGACCAAGAGGGCGGCCAGGTGCAGGTGCTCACGGGGCCGGGGTTCAGCGAGATGCCGTCCGCTCTGGATCAAGGGGCGATGGATGCGGCCAGCCTGCAGACCAGCGCCACGACCTGGGCCCGCGAACTAGCCTCGGCCGGGGTCAACATGAACCTCGCGCCGGTGGTGGATCTCATCGCATCGAGGGAAGCCGCGACATCCAACCCGCCCATCGGAGGGTATGACCGCGAGTTCGCGTTCGACGCCCCGGGCATCGTGGCTCACGCGGACGCGTTTCGCGCCGGCATGACCGCGGGTGGGGTCACCAGCGTGGTGAAGCACTTCCCCGGGCTCGGCGCGGTCACGGCCAACACCGACGACACGGCGGGCGTAACCGACACGACCACGAACGCGCAGAGCGACAGCGTCGGCATCTACCGCAGCGAGATCGCGTCGGGGGCGAACGTCGTCATGATGTCGTCGGCGATCTACGCACAGATCGACTCGACGGCGCCCGCCGTCTTCTCCCCCACCGTCGTCACCGGACTGCTGCGCGACGGGCTCGAATTCGACGGCGTGATCATGACGGACGACCTGTCGGGGGCCGCGCAGGTGACGGCATGGTCGCCCGCCGAGCGTGCGGTGCTCGCGATCGAGGCCGGCTGCGACATCGTGCTGGTGTCGCGATCGCCGTCGATCGCCGCGGAGATGATCGACGCGGTCCTCGCGAGAGCGCAGACCGACCCGGCCTTCGCGAACCAGGTGGATGCCGCGGCGCGACGGGTGCTGACGCTGAAGAACGCCGACTAGCGGGTTTCGATACGCTCGCTGCGCGAGCTACTCAACCAGCGTGGCCGCTCGCTGCGCGAGCTACTCGACCAGCGACTCCTCGCGCTTTCGCGCCCGGATGCTGCGCACCCGCGTCACCACGAACCAGGCGACCAGCGCGACCACGATGGCGATCACGATCTTCTGGAACACGCCGGCGTACTGCTCGACGACGTGCCAGTTCTCGCCGAGGTAGAACCCGGCGATCACGAAGATGGAGTTCCAGATGAGGCTGCCGGCGGCCGTCAGGGCGGTGAACGCGAGCGGGTTCATCCGCTCGACCCCTGCGGGCAGCGAGATGAAGCTGCGGAAGAGCGGGACCATCCGCCCGAAGAAAATCGCCTTCGTACCGTGCTTGCCGAACCAGTCTTCGGTCTTGTCGAAGTCCTCGGCGCTCATGAGCGGCAGCTTCTCGACGATCGCGCGCACGCGGTTGCGGCCGAGCCAGGCACCGAGGGCGTAGAGCACCCACGCGCCGACGATCGAGCCGAGGGTGGTGAAGAAGATCGCGTCGACGAGACCGAAGCTGCCGCGGCTCGCGGTAAAACCGGCGAGCGGCAGGATGACTTCGCTCGGCAGCGGCGGGAAGAGATTCTCGATCGCGATCACGAGACCGGCACCCGGAGCGCCGAGCGTCTCCATCACCCCGACCGCCCAATCCGCGAAACCTGTGAGCTGGGAACCATCGGCAATGTCGGTGGGCATGGGTTCGAGGGTAAGGGGCGAACCTGAGCGGAGTTTGGGTGGGAGGAGGGGTTCGATCTCAGGGCGCGTAGACGTGAAGCTTGTCCGGGTTGACTTGGATTGCGATCTCGGTGACTCGACCGTTGACAATCTCCAGATCGAAGACGCCAATGATCCTGTCCTGGTCACGCGTGACGATTCCCGTGCGACCGTTCACCAGTTCGATCGTGGTTGCTAGCGTCGCGGTGAGCTGACGCTGTTTCCCGACGACTCCGAGAAGATAACGCGCAACGAGGTCCGATCCGACAACAGCTTTCCGTGCTGCGCGGATGTGGTCGCCACCATCGGCTCTCGACACGACGCTCGGGTCTAGGACGCGGACGAGCGTTTCCAGATCGCCGCTCATGCACGCACCGAGAAAAGCCGTGAGTACTCCTTCGCGACCCTTCTGGTCCGACGGCGTCGACGCCGACCGAGGAGGCGCTCCGATCTTGCGTCGAGCGATGGAGGCGAGCTGTCGGCATGATCCGGTTGTCCGCCCGACGATTTCGGCCACGTCATCGAAACTGAGACCAAAGACGTCGTGAAGAATCAAACTGACCCGCTCCCCCGGACTCAATCTTTCCATCGCGACGAGGAGCGCCAG is a window of Conyzicola nivalis DNA encoding:
- the sigJ gene encoding RNA polymerase sigma factor SigJ; the protein is MTVAPPGSADHRRLFGVAYRILGSVHDAEDAVQEGLVRWHRLDQDQRDLVREPMAWLTRVVSRICLDELGSARARREQYTGIWLPEPLIGTYAGKGSGREAMDPADSISLDESVSLALLVAMERLSPGERVSLILHDVFGLSFDDVAEIVGRTTGSCRQLASIARRKIGAPPRSASTPSDQKGREGVLTAFLGACMSGDLETLVRVLDPSVVSRADGGDHIRAARKAVVGSDLVARYLLGVVGKQRQLTATLATTIELVNGRTGIVTRDQDRIIGVFDLEIVNGRVTEIAIQVNPDKLHVYAP
- a CDS encoding glycoside hydrolase family 3 N-terminal domain-containing protein, translated to MKTRSWIVLSAAALMLAGCASPAPQPTATTLPPTPTPTATADPLAGLTLEQRVGQVFMIGTTASAPEAATVSAVRDRFVGGVFLSGRSSDGTAATAAVVAQFTASAPPDRPLLVSTDQEGGQVQVLTGPGFSEMPSALDQGAMDAASLQTSATTWARELASAGVNMNLAPVVDLIASREAATSNPPIGGYDREFAFDAPGIVAHADAFRAGMTAGGVTSVVKHFPGLGAVTANTDDTAGVTDTTTNAQSDSVGIYRSEIASGANVVMMSSAIYAQIDSTAPAVFSPTVVTGLLRDGLEFDGVIMTDDLSGAAQVTAWSPAERAVLAIEAGCDIVLVSRSPSIAAEMIDAVLARAQTDPAFANQVDAAARRVLTLKNAD
- a CDS encoding DedA family protein produces the protein MPTDIADGSQLTGFADWAVGVMETLGAPGAGLVIAIENLFPPLPSEVILPLAGFTASRGSFGLVDAIFFTTLGSIVGAWVLYALGAWLGRNRVRAIVEKLPLMSAEDFDKTEDWFGKHGTKAIFFGRMVPLFRSFISLPAGVERMNPLAFTALTAAGSLIWNSIFVIAGFYLGENWHVVEQYAGVFQKIVIAIVVALVAWFVVTRVRSIRARKREESLVE